The Paraburkholderia sp. SOS3 genome includes a region encoding these proteins:
- a CDS encoding ABC transporter ATP-binding protein — translation MNGNVSQTALAIATPPAFSLEGVSCSAGGRVLLHPLDLHIEQGCLTGLVGHNGSGKSTLVKLLAGQLRADAGVVRCAGRPLADWTTREFARAVAWLPQQTPSTDGMTVRELVSLGRYPWHGALGRFTADDATHVEAALHAADVHRHADRTVDSLSGGERQRAWIAMLVAQNSRCMLLDEPTSALDVGHQLTVLELVRTLCAERAMTAVIVMHDINMAARFCERIVALREGRLLMREDAANIVDPARLEAIYGVPMSVTTDAATGRRMGFPS, via the coding sequence ATGAACGGCAACGTCTCCCAAACGGCGCTCGCCATCGCAACGCCGCCCGCGTTTTCGCTCGAAGGCGTGTCGTGTTCGGCAGGTGGACGCGTCCTGCTGCATCCGCTGGATCTGCATATCGAACAGGGCTGCCTGACGGGCCTCGTCGGGCACAACGGCTCCGGCAAGTCCACGCTCGTCAAGCTGCTGGCGGGACAGCTCCGTGCGGATGCGGGCGTCGTCCGATGCGCGGGGAGGCCGCTCGCCGACTGGACCACGCGCGAATTCGCGCGTGCCGTGGCCTGGCTGCCGCAGCAAACGCCATCGACCGATGGCATGACCGTGCGCGAACTCGTCTCGCTGGGCCGCTATCCGTGGCACGGCGCACTCGGGCGCTTCACCGCCGACGACGCCACGCACGTCGAAGCGGCGCTGCACGCCGCCGATGTGCATCGCCACGCCGATCGCACCGTCGACAGTCTGTCGGGCGGCGAGCGCCAGCGTGCGTGGATCGCGATGCTCGTCGCGCAAAACAGCCGCTGCATGTTGCTCGACGAACCAACGTCGGCGCTCGACGTCGGCCATCAGCTGACCGTGCTCGAACTCGTCAGGACGTTGTGCGCCGAACGCGCGATGACCGCCGTCATCGTGATGCACGACATCAACATGGCGGCGCGCTTCTGCGAGCGTATCGTCGCGCTGCGCGAAGGGCGGCTGCTGATGCGCGAGGACGCGGCGAACATCGTCGATCCCGCGCGGCTCGAAGCCATCTACGGCGTGCCGATGTCCGTCACGACCGATGCCGCCACCGGCCGCCGCATGGGGTTTCCGTCATGA
- a CDS encoding cyclic peptide export ABC transporter — protein sequence MSLLASSIRSARGLLPVALAISLVSGAANAVLVALINQALRASGEELLALGLRFAALGVVVVLTRVVSQLLFMYLGQRAKARLRLQTIGRIAGASYRDLERCGASRAINALTQDLDTIVVFFISLPSIAMQGAVIVGCLVYLGVLSLPILLFALVVIGVGSLGTHLIGTRALRHLRDSRQREDSLLQRFRSLFDGAKELKLHRARADAFVARDLAPHVEAVRVQRTRGYILHALAASWGNVLLFGFVGLTLFVLARAFHADAHVMSGYALVFLYLIMPVEGLLAALPAIGSARIAFERIDQLEAALPPEPASVALDADAFKSIALEGVEHRYRREAEDGFFTLGPIDLTFRAGELVYLVGGNGSGKTTLAKVLVGLYPAEAGRIVIDATAVDDDNRAAYRQLFSAVFSDFHLFDSLLGLPAHSEATARTLLVALHLEHKVRIENGRFSTLDLSQGQRKRLALLIALLEDRPFYLFDEWAADQDPPFKDVFYRVLLPQLKARGKTVLVITHDDRYFDLADRIVKLDSGQVSSTTKAAFA from the coding sequence GTGTCATTGCTAGCCTCGTCCATCCGCAGCGCGCGCGGTCTGCTTCCCGTTGCGCTGGCCATCAGCCTCGTCAGCGGCGCGGCGAACGCAGTGCTCGTCGCGCTGATCAATCAGGCGCTGCGCGCAAGCGGCGAGGAACTGCTCGCCCTGGGCCTGCGCTTCGCGGCGCTGGGCGTCGTGGTGGTCCTCACGCGTGTCGTCTCGCAGTTGCTGTTCATGTACCTCGGTCAGCGGGCCAAGGCGCGGCTGCGCCTGCAGACGATCGGCCGCATCGCGGGCGCGTCGTACCGCGACCTCGAACGATGCGGCGCATCGCGCGCCATCAACGCGCTCACGCAGGATCTCGACACGATCGTCGTGTTCTTCATCAGCCTGCCGTCGATCGCCATGCAGGGCGCGGTGATCGTGGGCTGTCTGGTCTACCTCGGCGTCCTGTCTCTGCCGATTCTGCTGTTCGCGCTCGTCGTGATCGGCGTGGGGTCGCTCGGCACGCATCTGATCGGCACGCGAGCGCTGCGTCATTTGCGCGATTCCCGGCAGCGCGAAGACAGCCTGTTGCAACGCTTCCGTTCGCTCTTCGACGGCGCAAAGGAACTGAAGCTGCACCGGGCGCGCGCCGACGCGTTTGTCGCGCGCGATCTCGCCCCGCACGTCGAAGCCGTGCGTGTGCAGCGCACGCGCGGCTATATCCTGCACGCGCTGGCCGCAAGCTGGGGGAATGTGCTGCTGTTCGGTTTCGTAGGCCTGACCCTCTTCGTGCTCGCACGCGCTTTTCATGCCGATGCGCACGTAATGTCCGGCTATGCGCTCGTCTTTCTCTACCTCATCATGCCGGTCGAAGGTTTGTTGGCAGCGCTGCCTGCCATCGGCAGCGCGCGGATCGCTTTCGAGCGCATCGATCAGCTCGAAGCGGCGCTGCCGCCCGAGCCCGCGAGCGTCGCGCTCGACGCCGATGCGTTCAAAAGCATCGCGCTCGAAGGCGTCGAACATCGTTACAGGCGCGAAGCCGAAGATGGATTCTTTACGCTCGGACCGATCGATCTGACATTCCGGGCGGGCGAACTCGTCTATCTCGTGGGTGGCAACGGCAGCGGCAAGACCACGCTCGCGAAAGTGCTGGTCGGACTGTATCCGGCGGAGGCGGGGCGTATCGTCATCGACGCAACGGCAGTGGATGACGACAACCGCGCCGCGTACCGGCAGCTTTTCTCCGCGGTCTTCAGCGACTTCCATTTGTTCGATTCGCTGCTCGGCCTGCCCGCGCACAGCGAGGCGACGGCGCGCACCCTGCTCGTGGCGCTGCACCTCGAGCACAAGGTGCGCATCGAGAACGGGCGCTTCTCGACGCTCGATCTGTCACAAGGCCAGCGCAAGCGTCTGGCTCTGCTGATCGCTCTTCTCGAGGATCGCCCGTTCTATCTGTTCGACGAATGGGCCGCCGATCAGGATCCCCCGTTCAAGGACGTCTTCTACCGCGTGCTGCTGCCGCAACTGAAGGCGCGCGGCAAGACGGTGCTCGTCATCACGCACGACGACCGTTACTTCGATCTGGCCGACCGCATCGTCAAGCTCGACAGCGGTCAGGTGAGTTCCACGACAAAGGCAGCCTTCGCATGA
- a CDS encoding AraC family transcriptional regulator has translation MKEFLLKRYPLDRVPLPRDVMATLVDYRHGARVTWHQHKHGQLAFAVRGVVRVLTPGRTWTLPQSRAVWLPSDVDHELHAVGDTQLCSVYFEPRVFPWSWHEPAVIAVSPLMRELAIVLGTAGEQYAAGSHAALSAPLLLKVLKETRALVEPGVPLPRDARLLQICEHLMNDPASELTLDFWGEQFQTSGRTLARRLNAETGLTFGAWRQQIRVAEAITLLTLGQPVTQVSKKLGYRSASAFIVMFRQVTGEPPQRYLASRSSVD, from the coding sequence ATGAAAGAGTTCCTGCTCAAACGCTATCCGCTGGACCGTGTGCCGTTGCCCAGAGACGTGATGGCGACGCTCGTCGACTATCGCCACGGCGCGCGCGTGACGTGGCATCAGCACAAGCATGGGCAACTCGCATTCGCCGTGCGAGGCGTCGTGCGTGTGCTCACCCCCGGGCGCACCTGGACGCTGCCGCAATCACGCGCCGTGTGGCTGCCATCCGACGTGGATCATGAACTGCACGCGGTCGGTGACACGCAGCTGTGCAGCGTGTATTTCGAGCCGCGTGTATTTCCCTGGTCGTGGCACGAACCGGCCGTGATCGCCGTGTCGCCGTTGATGAGAGAACTGGCAATCGTGCTCGGCACCGCGGGCGAGCAATACGCGGCGGGAAGCCATGCCGCGCTCAGTGCGCCGCTGTTGCTGAAAGTCCTCAAGGAAACACGCGCGCTCGTCGAACCAGGCGTGCCGCTGCCGCGTGACGCACGGCTGCTGCAAATCTGCGAGCATCTGATGAACGACCCGGCGAGCGAATTGACGCTCGATTTCTGGGGCGAGCAGTTCCAGACCAGCGGTCGAACGTTGGCTCGCCGTTTGAACGCCGAGACGGGGTTGACGTTCGGCGCATGGCGCCAGCAAATACGCGTGGCAGAGGCGATCACGCTGCTTACACTAGGACAGCCCGTGACGCAGGTGTCGAAAAAGCTCGGTTATCGCAGCGCCAGTGCATTTATCGTTATGTTCCGTCAGGTAACGGGAGAGCCGCCACAGCGATATCTGGCATCGCGCTCGTCAGTCGATTGA
- a CDS encoding ABC transporter substrate-binding protein translates to MIAPRRRTLLRGAAALFAFSRAASVIARLAPRRIVVLNWELTETLLALGRSPVGIPLPAWYRNTIAVPPLPSNVADIGLLYQPNFDALLALAPDLLIVTPAHAGLLEPLRRIAPTLTLGAYMTDAHPYARLRAETCSMAAAVDARVQAEALLTATERVLGDVAARMPHGRPVIVADVVDERHLRLYGAGSLFNDVLSRIGMSNAANARARWTTNAMGSAVVPLPRLVDAAEADIVLTRPLAPDICAALAASPLWRALPAVRAKRVAVLPVIAPYGGLISMQRFATAMADARATIDNGGGGLA, encoded by the coding sequence ATGATCGCGCCACGCAGACGCACGCTGCTGCGAGGCGCGGCCGCGCTGTTCGCGTTCTCGCGGGCCGCGAGCGTCATAGCCAGACTCGCACCGCGACGCATCGTCGTATTGAACTGGGAGCTGACCGAAACGCTGCTCGCGCTCGGGCGTTCGCCGGTCGGTATTCCGCTGCCCGCGTGGTACAGGAACACCATCGCGGTGCCGCCGCTGCCGTCCAATGTCGCGGATATCGGCCTTCTGTATCAGCCCAATTTCGATGCGCTGCTCGCGCTCGCGCCGGATCTGCTGATCGTCACCCCCGCGCATGCCGGGCTGCTCGAACCGTTGCGGCGCATCGCGCCGACGCTCACGCTCGGCGCGTACATGACCGACGCGCATCCGTATGCCCGCCTGCGTGCTGAAACCTGCAGCATGGCCGCCGCTGTCGACGCCCGAGTCCAGGCCGAGGCGCTGCTCACCGCGACCGAGCGCGTACTAGGCGATGTGGCGGCGCGCATGCCGCACGGCCGGCCGGTGATCGTGGCCGATGTCGTCGACGAACGGCATCTGCGCCTGTACGGCGCAGGCAGTCTCTTTAACGACGTGCTGTCCAGAATCGGCATGTCGAACGCGGCGAATGCACGCGCGCGGTGGACGACGAACGCGATGGGTTCCGCGGTCGTGCCACTGCCACGCCTGGTCGATGCCGCCGAAGCCGATATCGTGCTGACCCGGCCGCTTGCGCCCGACATCTGCGCGGCGCTGGCGGCGAGCCCGCTCTGGCGCGCGTTGCCGGCGGTCCGCGCGAAGCGCGTGGCGGTGTTGCCCGTCATCGCACCGTACGGCGGCCTGATTTCAATGCAACGTTTCGCCACCGCAATGGCCGATGCACGCGCCACCATCGACAACGGCGGAGGCGGACTTGCGTAG
- a CDS encoding aldo/keto reductase, protein MKYNRLGNTGLFVSELGFGAMTFGENKGFQALGSLAQHEANTLVARAFEAGVNLFDTADRYALGESERFLGEALRNLQVPRESYLIATKAFGTMGEGPNDGGVSRGHLLDAAKNSLTRLGVDHIDLYQIHGFDPATPIEESLRALDDLVRQGYVRYIGVSNWAAWQIARGIGISERLGIERITSLQAYYSVAGRDIEREIAPLLESEGIGLLVWSPLAGGFLSGKQPRGAAAPDDSRRSVHAFPPFDEKRAYDAIDVMRPIAEAKQASIAQIALAWLLHQRVVTSVLIGAKRMDQLEENLGAANVTLAQDELIAIDGVSKLVAEYPGWMFEFWSQRRADQLAQSKR, encoded by the coding sequence ATGAAATATAACCGCTTGGGAAACACCGGTCTTTTCGTTTCGGAACTGGGTTTCGGCGCGATGACGTTTGGTGAAAACAAAGGCTTTCAAGCGCTTGGTTCCTTGGCTCAACACGAAGCCAACACACTTGTCGCGCGCGCCTTCGAGGCCGGCGTCAATCTGTTCGATACCGCCGATCGCTACGCTTTGGGCGAGTCCGAGCGCTTTCTTGGTGAAGCTCTACGCAACCTGCAAGTGCCGCGAGAAAGTTATCTGATAGCCACCAAGGCGTTCGGAACGATGGGCGAAGGGCCGAACGACGGCGGCGTGTCGCGCGGTCACTTGCTCGACGCCGCCAAGAATAGTCTCACGCGATTGGGAGTTGATCATATCGACCTGTATCAGATCCATGGCTTCGATCCGGCAACACCAATCGAGGAATCCCTTCGAGCACTTGACGATCTCGTTCGGCAGGGGTACGTCCGATACATTGGCGTTTCCAACTGGGCAGCCTGGCAAATTGCGCGGGGAATCGGTATTTCGGAGCGTCTCGGAATCGAGAGGATTACTTCGCTCCAAGCCTATTACTCCGTTGCTGGACGTGACATAGAACGGGAAATCGCCCCGTTGCTGGAAAGCGAAGGCATCGGCCTTCTGGTTTGGAGTCCTCTCGCAGGCGGCTTCCTCAGCGGAAAACAGCCGCGAGGCGCGGCTGCGCCGGATGACAGTCGTCGCTCCGTGCATGCATTTCCACCCTTTGACGAAAAGCGCGCTTACGATGCGATCGACGTGATGCGCCCAATTGCTGAAGCTAAACAAGCGTCGATCGCGCAGATTGCGCTGGCTTGGCTGTTGCACCAGAGGGTGGTCACGAGCGTACTGATTGGTGCTAAGCGCATGGATCAGTTGGAAGAGAATCTCGGGGCTGCCAATGTGACACTTGCCCAAGACGAACTTATCGCGATCGACGGCGTCAGCAAACTCGTCGCCGAATATCCAGGATGGATGTTCGAGTTCTGGAGTCAGCGACGCGCAGATCAGCTTGCACAGTCCAAACGCTGA